The segment CAATGATTCAGCTGATATATAGTTTTATCTACAGCCTCGCGCTTATTTTTTTTATTCCTTTTGAATATGCAAAAAGATCAAGGGGGATAAGAAGACGCTGGCTCAGAGAAAAATTCGGATTCATAAGCTTTAATCATAATTCAAATCTTGTCTGGATCCATGCAGTTTCTATCGGTGAAATATTGGCGGCAGTCCCGCTCATTCAAAAACTCAAAGAGAGATTCCCATATATAAACATTGTTGTTTCCACCATAACAGACACTGGACAAAAAATTGCATCAGAAAAAGTTCCTGCCGGCACACAGGTGATTTACATGCCTTTTGATCTTAAATTTGTTTTAAAAAGAACACTAAAAAAAACCAGACCAGTCCTGTTCATCACAATGGAAACAGAGCTCTGGCCTAATATTCTGCTTTTTTTCAAAAAACAGAATATCCCGGCGATCATAATGAATGGCAGGATTTCTGAAAAGTCTTTCGATGGCTACATGAAAATAAGATTTTTTATGAAGAAAATCATAAGATCTATCGATCTTTTCTGCATGCAGGATTCTGTGTATGCAAAGCGGATAAAGGCTCTCGGCGCTTCTGAAGACAGAATAAAAATACCGGGGAATTTCAAATTCGACACAAAACCTTCTGAGAATCTGCTGCCATGGACAAGACTTCTTCCTTCTCCTGTCATAATCGC is part of the Nitrospiraceae bacterium genome and harbors:
- a CDS encoding 3-deoxy-D-manno-octulosonic acid transferase, translating into MIQLIYSFIYSLALIFFIPFEYAKRSRGIRRRWLREKFGFISFNHNSNLVWIHAVSIGEILAAVPLIQKLKERFPYINIVVSTITDTGQKIASEKVPAGTQVIYMPFDLKFVLKRTLKKTRPVLFITMETELWPNILLFFKKQNIPAIIMNGRISEKSFDGYMKIRFFMKKIIRSIDLFCMQDSVYAKRIKALGASEDRIKIPGNFKFDTKPSENLLPWTRLLPSPVIIAGSTHKGEEELILSVYKKLVSDIPELNLIIAPRHPARFREAEELVKEKKINCIKRTDMDRLDAASKIKGHVVILDAVGELSSVYAIADIAIIGGSFIDHGGQNLLEPAFWAKPIVCGPSTHNFPFTKEFYKKKAAIEASRTDLYEKLKELLSSPEKRNAFGSKAKELYNEKAGAVDRAVSEIKKYIRN